The Acipenser ruthenus chromosome 30, fAciRut3.2 maternal haplotype, whole genome shotgun sequence genome includes the window aatagtgtgtgtgtgcacgttattagataaatatgttattatcaaacattaattatgttattataaaacattaattGCTTACCTATGCCAGGTAAGTAAAAGAAAGGCTATATGGTACGCGAATCGCCTTTTATATTATTAACATTGCTTGTGTATTACAAAAGGTATCTGTTTCTGAAGGTAATTGTCTTTTTGTTGTGCAGGTTTTACTGTGATTACTGTGATACGTATCTAACGCATGACTCGGTAAGTGtctggctgattttttttttttttaaagaaaagtttaaaatgaAACTTTGCGATCTAACAATTctataatattaattaaaaaagatAAATATGTTATTATCAAACATTACGTCTGTCCTAATCTGGTGTTTCGTACTGTATCTTGGCGATGTTGTTGTCCGCTATTCCAAAAACCAAGCCTCTTGTTTCAATGCGTTTTTGCAACGCTTCTAGCAGATCCGTGCAGCCCTCGACTCGGCCGGTGCCTGAGCGCCACTACATAACTGCAAAATGATCTGCTCCTTCTCTCTAATAATGCATCCTTTTGTTCTGGCTAATAGTGTTCCAGATATTGCAAAGGATTTTAATTGTTTGACAAACCCAAGTCCAAACACAGTTTTATAAAGCACTGTTGTGGACAcacttgttttatttcaagtcttGGATGTAAAAATGATACTTTCTTTTTCAAACTTGTAACATTGATATTTTAACAGCGCTGGTCAAAAACACAAATCAGTCTTAATTTTTATGTAGCGCCcatcatagtggaccaccatcacaaagtgctttacaagatacagtaaaaaagtccattatacagtgaaaaacaatgtcagataatacagtaaatacaagaATACCAGGATGTGAATTCtagaacattgtggatgcgtatgTCATGTAGAACCATAAGATACAGTGGAAGATCAGAAGAGGCAGacataacagatatcaggcttaagaGCGTGGAAATCTTAAAGCATAAATCCTCGATTCAAATGACCTTAAATAACCTTTGAAATAATGGACAGTAATTACTTTGTGTCTGTTAGATAACCGGTCATCTTTCCAGACTAAACCACAGAGATGAAAGTGCTCCCCTAATGGGCGCTGTGTTTTACAAGCCCTTCGTTTACCTCTAGTTTTGGTGTTCACGTTTTAGCATGTTGGTAGACGGATGTGTTACACAAGGTGGCGTCGTTGATACAAGTTctgttgaatttgttttttagCCGTCTGTCAGAAAGACTCACTGCAGCGGTCGCAAACACAAGGAGAATGTGAAGGATTACTACCAGAAATGGATGGAGGAGCAAGCGCAGAGCCTCATTGACAAAACAAGTAAGAGCAGCATCTGACTGCGTGGCACGAAATCAAGCCTTCCTAACGTCCTTAATGTGTGCGCCACAAAAGCTGATCGTCCCAACTGAGGTGGGGTTTACTTTTTAAGGGTTTATCTGACTCTTGGTTTTTTCTCCAGCTGCTGCCTTCCAGCAGGGCAAGATCCCGCCGTCTCCCTTCCCCGGAGCTCCACCCCCTGGTGGCGCTATGATCCCACCGCCTCCAAACATGAGTGAGTATTTACAGTGCGCCCAGGCTGATTTTACCAGTGCAGTTACGGAATAGCGTGGGGAACCGCATACAGGGTATCCTGAAGTGAATGAATTATTGAATCCTGAGACGTGAGGGAGATGTCCGTGGTCACCTCTGTGTGTGAAGGTGCCAGTCTGGACAAGCAAGACAGGTTGAAATGCGATCTGAAGGCCACAGACTGAAGTGTGTTTGGCGTACCAGAATAATATGGCCCTGGCTCAGCTCACCTTACTGCGCTTCAGCAGCTGAAATGAGGCGCATGGCTTTAAGAGCAGGAACTGAGGTTCACTGATCATCAGTCCCCAGTATCAGCAAGTGGGTTGCAATGCGGAAGCAATATTAGCATTTCATACGGGGTGGGGAGGAAAATTCAAAGATTCTGTGCACCTCTACAGtgcggtttgtttttttttttttttttttacaatgctctTCTCTTTCCAGACGGCCCTCCTCGCCCTGGGATGATGCAGGCACCCCCTATGGGTGGTCCTCCAATGATGCCAATGATGGGACCCCCTCCACCTGGCATGATGTCTGTTGGTCCAGGTGAGCTATTCCTGTCCAAGTGGCAAATAATGTAGTGATTCAATTGTAAACTGCCCTTAAGTTTCATATTATCCACACGCCTCAGTAAACCATGTTTGGGTCAAATCAGAGTCCTAACCATGGATGGGCCGACGAGGGATTCTTGTGAACAGAGTAGGACTGTTGCATGCCTGTGACTCCTCCCCGGATTGTTTAAGCTTGGATGTACGAAACTTGAGCAGCGACGGGATGCTGTATGAAGgattggaggggaggggagggggggggtgagGAGGTCCTGACTGTAGGTGTTTTGTTGACTGGCGGGATGTCCTCTTGCTGTCTTTAAGACTCTAGAAAAGAACAGCTGATCCGAATTGGACCAGACTGTCGAATCTTCCCGCGCTTCCATATGGAGTCAGGCAAGTCCCTCTTGAACGTTCTCAGCCGATGCTTTTAaatggtcactttttttttttaatgtatatcctTCATTTTCCTTTTGCACACAGGTGCATGTTAACCGACCCACAAACACCCCCCggccttattttatttttaaacctctCTCTAAAACTGCGCTTGGCATTGAAAGATGAAACTAGATGTACAGGTTGTGATGGAACTCGACACTATTCAAAGAGTTTGAATGTTCTCTTCGGGTGCTGATTTCTCAGCTTGTAGCACAAGACTTTGCTGCCTCTGGTCCTGTGTACTAACTTTTATATGTAAAGTCTTAAATCTAGTCTCCCAGATTGATGCACTAGGTCATGCTGCCCCACATGGGTACAAGAATAGCACCATTAAAgcattttagtgtgtgtgtgtgtgtgtgtgtgtgtgcgagcgaCCTACACCTGAACACCCAAGTATTATACTAACATGTACCAGGCTGTTGTGTGTCTAGTTTTATTTCTAGTGCCATGAACTCCGacacgtcatttttttttttttcggggtgTAGGGGTCGCTTCTTAAAACCTGTGGCTCGTAGCTGCCTAGTTTTTGAGTTTCTGACTTGTCCCCTTTTCTCTTGTGTCTCCAGGGATGCGGCCTCCGATGGGTGGGCCGATGCAAATGATGCAAGGACCCCCCATGATGCGACCGCCCTCTCGACCCATGATGGTGCCCTCCAGACCCGGCATGGCACGGCCTGACAGATAAACACGCCAGAGTGGAACATTCAAACACGTTGCAGTTGCCCTTCCCTCATACACTGACTGTACCACTGGCTAGCTGCTGGTCCACAAAATGATAGCAGATACTCAATTACACTGGTTAAATCCAGCTTGGCATAAAGGGTGCAGACAGCAAACCAG containing:
- the LOC131696566 gene encoding U1 small nuclear ribonucleoprotein C isoform X1 → MPKFYCDYCDTYLTHDSPSVRKTHCSGRKHKENVKDYYQKWMEEQAQSLIDKTTAAFQQGKIPPSPFPGAPPPGGAMIPPPPNMNGPPRPGMMQAPPMGGPPMMPMMGPPPPGMMSVGPDSRKEQLIRIGPDCRIFPRFHMESGMRPPMGGPMQMMQGPPMMRPPSRPMMVPSRPGMARPDR
- the LOC131696566 gene encoding U1 small nuclear ribonucleoprotein C isoform X2, with translation MPKFYCDYCDTYLTHDSPSVRKTHCSGRKHKENVKDYYQKWMEEQAQSLIDKTTAAFQQGKIPPSPFPGAPPPGGAMIPPPPNMNGPPRPGMMQAPPMGGPPMMPMMGPPPPGMMSVGPGMRPPMGGPMQMMQGPPMMRPPSRPMMVPSRPGMARPDR